A portion of the Elephas maximus indicus isolate mEleMax1 chromosome 13, mEleMax1 primary haplotype, whole genome shotgun sequence genome contains these proteins:
- the ANPEP gene encoding aminopeptidase N has translation MAKGFYISKSLGILGILLGVVAVCTIIALSVVYTNEKNKNAKNSSSEHPTSGPTLATTSATTLDESKPWNRYRLPETLIPESYRVRLRPYLTPNDQGLYIFQGSSTVRFTCVEATNLILIHSKKLNYTSQGHLVTLRGVGGSQPPEINTTELVVLTDYLVVHLKGNLTVGSQYEMDSEFVGELADDLAGFYRSEYTDGNVKKVVATTQMQAADARKSFPCFDEPAMKATFNITIVHPKDLTVLSNMLPKGPSVPLDEDPAWNVTEFHPTPRMSTYLLAYIISEFTPVEEETQNGVLIRIWARPSATTEGHSNYALNVTGPILDFFAQYYNTSYPLEKSDQIALPDFNAGAMENWGLVTYRENSLLFDPLSSSISNKERVVTVIAHELAHQWFGNLVTVAWWNDLWLNEGFASYVEYLGADYAEPSWNLKDLIVVNEVYRVMAVDALASSHPLSSPADEVNTPAQISEQFDTIAYSKGASVLRMLSSFLTEEVFKEGLVSYLHAFAYSNTNYLDLWEHLQKAVGNHTPPLNLPTTVKNIMDRWTLQMGFPVITVDTNTGSISQKHFLLDPESNVTRPSEFNYLWFVPISSIRNGGEQTEYWLEDTKEAQDKRFKTEADAWVLLNINVTGYYQVNYDSNNWRKIQNQLQSDLSAIPVINRAQIIYDSFNLASAQIVSVTLALNNTLFLIKEREYMPWQAALSSLSYFQLMFDRSEVYGPMQKYLRKQVQPLFDHFKNVTNNWKERPQSLTDQYNEINTISTACTNGIPECGELASSLFAEWMAQPDNNTIHPNLRSTVYCNAIAQGGEEQWDFAWEQFQKATLVNEADKLRSALACSNKVWILNRYLSYTLNPDLIRKQDATSTINSIASNVIGQTLAWDFVQSNWKKLFEDYGGGSFSFSSLIQGVTRRFSTERDLQQLEQFKQDNMDIGFGSGTRALEQALEKTKANIKWVNQNKDEVLKWFTENSE, from the exons ATGGCCAAGGGCTTCTATATCTCCAAGTCCCTGGGCATCCTGGGCATCCTTCTGGGTGTGGTGGCTGTGTGCACCATCATTGCCCTGTCTGTGGTGTATACCAATGAGAAGAACAAGAATGCAAAGAACTCCAGCTCGGAGCACCCCACCTCAGGCCCCACCTTGGCCACCACCTCAGCTACTACCTTGGATGAAAGCAAACCGTGGAACAGATACCGCCTCCCCGAGACACTGATACCTGAGTCCTACAGGGTGAGGCTGAGGCCCTACCTCACCCCCAACGACCAGGGCCTGTACATCTTCCAGGGCAGCAGCACCGTCCGCTTCACCTGCGTGGAGGCCACCAATCTCATCCTCATCCATAGCAAGAAGCTCAACTACACCTCCCAAGGGCACCTGGTGACTCTGCGGGGCGTAGGGGGCTCCCAGCCCCCTGAAATCAATACGACCGAGCTGGTCGTGCTCACTGACTACCTGGTGGTGCACCTGAAGGGCAACCTGACGGTAGGCAGCCAGTACGAGATGGACAGCGAGTTTGTGGGGGAGCTGGCTGACGACCTGGCGGGCTTCTATCGAAGCGAGTACACGGATGGGAATGTCAAAAA GGTGGTGGCCACAACTCAGATGCAGGCCGCAGATGCCCGGAAATCCTTCCCCTGCTTTGACGAGCCGGCCATGAAGGCCACGTTTAACATCACGATCGTCCACCCCAAGGACCTCACCGTTCTGTCTAACATGCTACCCAAAG GTCCCAGTGTCCCACTTGATGAAGATCCTGCCTGGAACGTCACTGAGTTCCACCCCACGCCCCGGATGTCCACGTACCTGCTGGCCTACATCATCAGCGAGTTTACCCCTGTGGAGGAAGAAACACAGAACGGAGTCCTG ATCCGTATCTGGGCTCGGCCCAGTGCAACCACGGAGGGCCACAGTAATTATGCCCTGAATGTGACAGGCCCCATCCTGGACTTCTTTGCCCAGTATTATAACACATCCTACCCACTAGAAAAATCCG ACCAGATCGCCCTGCCCGACTTCAACGCGGGTGCCATGGAGAACTGGGGGCTGGTGACTTACCGGGAGAATTCCCTGCTGTTCGACCCGCTGTCCTCTTCCATCAGCAACAAGGAGCGGGTGGTCACTGTGATTGCTCATGAGCTGGCCCACCAG TGGTTTGGAAACCTGGTTACCGTGGCCTGGTGGAATGACTTGTGGCTGAACGAGGGCTTTGCCTCCTATGTGGAGTACCTGGGTGCTGATTATGCAGAACCCAGCTGGAATCTG AAAGACCTCATAGTGGTGAATGAGGTGTACCGTGTGATGGCCGTGGATGCACTGGCctcctcccacccactgtcctccCCTGCCGATGAGGTCAATACACCCGCCCAGATTAGCGAGCAGTTTGACACCATCGCCTACAGCAAG GGAGCTTCAGTCCTCAGGATGTTGTCCAGCTTCCTGACTGAGGAAGTattcaaggagggcctggtg TCCTACCTCCATGCCTTTGCCTATAGTAACACCAACTACCTGGACCTGTGGGAACACCTGCAGAAG GCTGTGGGAAACCACACACCACCCCTCAACCTTCCTACCACCGTGAAAAACATCATGGACCGATGGACCCTGCAAATGGGCTTCCCTGTCATCACTGTGGATACCAACACTGGGTCCATCTCCCAGAAGCACTTCCTCCTTGACCCCGAGTCCAATGTCACCCGCCCCTCAGAGTTCAA CTACCTGTGGTTCGTGCCCATCTCGTCTATTAGAAATGGTGGAGAACAGACAGAATACTGGCTGGAGGACACCAAGGAAG CCCAGGACAAGCGGTTCAAAACGGAGGCTGATGCCTGGGTCCTGCTGAACATCAACGTGACGGGCTATTACCAGGTGAACTATGACAGTAacaactggaggaagattcagaATCAGCTGCAGTCAGATTTGTCG GCCATCCCTGTCATCAATCGGGCCCAGATCATCTACGACTCCTTCAACCTGGCCAG TGCCCAAATAGTCTCTGTCACTCTGGCGCTCAACAACACGCTCTTCCTGATCAAAGAGAGAGAGTACATGCCCTGGCAGGCCGCCCTGAGCAGCCTGAGCTACTTCCAGCTCATGTTCGACCGCTCCGAGGTCTATGGTCCCATGCAG AAATACCTGAGGAAGCAGGTCCAACCCCTCTTCGATCACTTCAAAAATGTCACTAACAACTGGAAGGAGCGCCCTCAAAGCCTGACAGACCA GTACAACGAGATTAATACCATTAGCACTGCCTGCACCAATGGAATTCCAGAGTGTGGGGAGCTGGCCTCGAGCCTCTTCGCTGAGTGGATGGCACAACCTGATAACAACAC GATCCACCCCAACCTGCGGTCCACGGTCTACTGCAATGCCATTGCCCAGGGTGGGGAGGAGCAGTGGGACTTTGCCTGGGAGCAGTTCCAAAAGGCCACCCTGGTGAATGAAGCTGACAAACTCCGCTCAGCCCTGGCCTGCAGCAACAAGGTGTGGATCCTGAACAG GTACCTGAGTTACACCCTGAACCCTGATCTCATCCGGAAGCAGGATGCCACCTCCACCATCAACAGCATTGCCAGCAATGTCATCGGACAAACTCTGGCCTGGGACTTTGTCCAGAGCAACTGGAAGAAGCTCTTTGAGGA